In the genome of Segnochrobactrum spirostomi, the window GGCAGGAGGATGCGGATCGCATCGAGCTTCAGGCCCGCCTCGCTGAGGAGGCGGATACGCCGCGCGATTTCCTCGTCCGTCTCGTCGTAATCGCGGTAGCCGGACGCACGGCGCGACGGCACGAGCAGACCCTCCGCCTCGTAATAGCGCAGCATCCGGATGCTGATCCCGGTGCGTTTCGCGAGATCGCCGATCTGCATGCGGCCCCCCTTGACCCTGACAGCGCTGTCAGACCCTAGCGTCCGCGCCCGACGATGAAAACAGGGAGTCGCGGGTATGAAGATGGTCGAATGCGGCGGCGCGCGTGTCGCCT includes:
- a CDS encoding MerR family transcriptional regulator, which produces MQIGDLAKRTGISIRMLRYYEAEGLLVPSRRASGYRDYDETDEEIARRIRLLSEAGLKLDAIRILLPCVRSDRPDFEPCAEVLAALKGTLATLEAKIAHLDASRTVLAGYLERLG